The nucleotide sequence CAGGTACTCTGGTGTGTGAGGCAAGAATGTCCAGTTTTCAATGTCGAGAAGTCCGTTTTTGCAGTTCACTATGTATGGATTTTTGTCGAACTCGTCACGGCTCACGTAGGTGCTTCTCTGAATGTGTCCGATGACTTCATTCACGAAGTACCGAGTAGCTTTGTGTTCAAGTCCAACTTTTTTCATCATGTTTTGAACTTCTCTTTTGATGATGCGTGTTTCAGCACCAAAGTGATACTTGCCTTGATAGTAGAATAAGACTTCTTCTGTGTCATCAAGTGTTGCAAACCTGTAGTACTTCATAAGAACATCTGCAACATGTGAAGGTTTGATGTCATCTGGATGCTGTGGGTCAATCTTTTGTTGGAGGAGCTCATGCGGTTCAGGCAACTTGGCACCCAGCGGTCTTCCCCATTCGTCATACTTTGGAATGCCGCCAACTTTTATCCTCTCTTGAATGAAGTTTCTGATATCTTGAAGGATTTTCTCAAGCTCTTCAGGAGTCCATAAAGTACTTATACTGCCTCCAGCATAATCACTATTAGGGGTTACAGCTTCCATCCTCTATCACCTCTCTTTAGTTTTTAATCTGTTTTGTTTTGACTCAACAGCTTCTCGACCTCACTTTTTGGGATTAGATAGTACCCACTTAGTGTTTTGACAGCATGTAGTTTTCCAGTGTGAATCCAGTACACTACAGTATCGCTGGCGACATTCAGCATTGCAGCAAGCTGAGAAGGACGTAGATAGTCTTTATTTGGGTCAATACCATATTCATGCAGTAGTCGTTGAACCTCTTCTTCTGGAATTCTGTACCAGCCTCCTGCATACCTGTATGCCTTAATCTGGCCCTTTTCGATAGCTTTCTTGATGGTACTGTACTCTACTCTTAGCAACTTTGCTAGTTGGGTTGCCGTATGGTATGTTCTTCCCATTTTTTCCTCACCTCTCAATCCTTCTCTTGTTCAAATGTATTCTCCAAGAACTATAAATACTTTTTGGAGGTTTTTCATGCCTCTTTTCTTAACTTACACGGCTCTAAGAGGAGTAAGTTAAGATTTCTACTAGCGAGTGTAATCACACTTGGTCTTTAGTGAAAAGCAAAAAACACCCTTGACAGAACACCAAAATCTTTGACCAAGAACAGGTCTGGAAGCTCAAGGACTGGAGCCTGTCACTTAAGTTCTGGAAAGTTTGGCTTGTTGATAAAGACTACATTCTTTCTATCTTTCAAGAGGTCGGTGATGTCAATGTAAAAGTCAGCAGTGCGCTTATAAGGAAACGGATGACCATGCCAGTTAACTATGATTCCATTGTAAGACTTAAGTTTGACGAGCAGGTGCCCTCCTTCTGTTTTTGTCTGAGTTGGTTCAAGTATGAGGAGCATCTGGGCTGTAGGAGGAGACCCTTCTACTGTTAGCAAAACTGTTGACGTCAAGCCATACCAATCGGGCATAAAGGCAACAAACACTCGTCTTTCCCTTGCCTCTGCACCCATCTTTTCTACCAAATCTTCAAATCTTAGTACTGTTTCCATTCTCACCACCACTTTTAGTACACTTCCAGATTTTTAAGTATAGAGGTCTGGTCCTCCTGTCTCCTTGTTGTTTTTCAAAAAACCAAAGTAAGGAAGATGCTGTGGGCTTTAGGGAGGAGCAGGTGAATCTGTCGGTTTTCATGTTCTTCTCCCCTTACTGATTTTCTCAAACAGTTCCAAAGCAACTTGTTTTGCCTTCTCAATTTCTTCACCAGCAATCCGAATGCTGATGTGAAGGTCAGGCTTACTGATTTCTAGTTCCAGTAATGGTGATTGTAGGAGTTCCTCCTCTCTCTCAATTTCAGCATCTTCGCCTTCCTCATCGGTTGGTTCCACAGGGAGTTTAGGTGTGTCTTCAATCATGAGCTTGGGCTTCAGGTGTGGAGGCACTGTTTATCCCTCCGTTGTTTTTCAGCTTCAGGACTTCGCTTTCAGGTATCTTGTAGTAGAGGCCTACCTTGATGCCTCTGAGTTTGCCCTGTCGCACTAACTCACTTACAACTTCTTGCCTAACTCCAAGAATTTCAGCAGCTTGTCTGGTACTGAGGAGTTTATCTTTTGGAGGTTTCTCCTTCTTGAGCCTTTCAACTTCTTCTTCAGGAATCCAATGATAGACCCTCATCCCATAGCGGATTTTCAGGGAGGCGACTTTCCCCTGTTCTATCCACAGATAGATAGCGTCAGTCGAAGTGTCAAGAATCTTGGCTACTTCTCGTGGGGAGAGATATGGTCCTTCAGGCCTTGGAATCTTTGGTGTTAGCATCCTCCTCACCCGGTTGTTCTTCTGCAAGTTTGATAACTCCAATCTTTCCTTTCCAAATGGCCACCAATCCGCAATCTTTGGCTCTGCCATTGACTACAACCTTAGCGTCTTTGAGGGTGAGGAATTGATTGGTCTCCTGGACAAGAATGCCGACATAGGTGGTTCTGCTGTTCCTTTCGCTTACAATCACCTTGCGGTTCCAGAAAGGTTGGAATTCAGCCCAAGTGAGGTTCATGTTGCTCATGTTACTTCACCTCCTTTGGGATACTCAATGACAACAAGGTTCTGGATGAAGAGTTTTCTCACCACAGCAGCAGGTCTGTTGGTGAATTTTCTGCTTCTGGGAATCTTTATGTGGCAATCTGTTAGGTACAAGAATGCCCAGTCTTCGTTTTCGACAGTCCCGACAAAGACGCTTCCGTCATCCATTTTGATGCTGACCTTGGCACCAAAGTACTTCTCAAACTGGAGTTTGGGTTTCATTTCTCCTCACCTCCCAACTCTTTCTCTAAGGTCTCAACAAGGTTGATAGCCTCCTCGACATTCCTTCCAACACCTTTCCAGTACTTTGACACCTTTGTTGCTCGGATGCTGTACAGGTTGGTCTTGAGGTCTCTTACCAGCCGTTTGATTTCTTCTTCCTTCCCCATCTCGTTTCACCTCCGTCCTTTACTGATATTAAATCCTATTTACTGTTAGTAAACTTTTTGGACGGTTGTCATTGCTCTATTTTCTTAACATTCGTCAGATATCAGTTTGAAAGTTAAGAAAAGCCCGGTAAGAACTTTTAACTTTCATACAGAAAGTTAAGATTTCTGGGAGGCCATTGGTGACAGTGAGGAGAAGCGGAAGGTCTGATAGTGTTTAAACCGGTAAAACACTATGAAACCAGTCCAAAAAAGTTGTGTAAGTAGAGGATTAAACAGAAAATTGGAGGATGGGGGCAATTCTCTGTCCCTGTCCTCCCCTACAACCACAACAAACTTAGGAGGTGGTAAAAGGTGCTGGGGTACTTGAAGTGGTTCTTGAGTAAGGACAGTGCCTTCACAGATATCGAACTAGCAGGAAGAGCAATGATGTTTATCGGGATTCTCAGCTTAACATTCGTGTTCTTAGGCTATACAGCGAAAGTAACCCTCGACAACATCAACGTAACCGACATAACAGCGCTTCCGATATTTGGCGGTGTCTTCGGTCCACTGAACAATGCAATGAACGTAGGTGCAGTAGTCATACTGTTATTCTTCCTGATAATGGTCATTTACGCTTTGTGGAACATGGTTCAGCAGTTTGGCGGGCTTGGATACGGCGGATATCCAAGAGAGTAAAGTCCTCTCCCAAACTTTTCTTTTTTTCAGGTGGTTGGAATGTTAGGATTGCTGTTTGGGAGGAAGATTGTCAAGTCTGGTCTTGATGAAGTCCGCCAGGCCAGTGCATACTTCAGAAAGATTGAAAAACTGGAGAAACAGAGACAAAAACTGCTGGAAGAGAGGGCAAGGCTCATTCAGGAGATTAGGATGATTGACGCTGAGCTCAGGGAGATTGATAGGCAACTAGAGTTCTTGAGGAGATTGGAGTATTGGTGACTTTTGTTTCTTCACGGTTTTTTGTCATTGAGTGCTGGTTGTATTGGTTAAGAATGGCAGGAAAATCAAGAGCTTGTTTTAGCCTCCCTACATTCTCCTTGTATGCTTTTCTTGCCTGATGGAACAGGTTGATGTAGTGGGT is from Thermococcus paralvinellae and encodes:
- a CDS encoding excisionase family DNA-binding protein; translated protein: MGRTYHTATQLAKLLRVEYSTIKKAIEKGQIKAYRYAGGWYRIPEEEVQRLLHEYGIDPNKDYLRPSQLAAMLNVASDTVVYWIHTGKLHAVKTLSGYYLIPKSEVEKLLSQNKTD
- a CDS encoding helix-turn-helix domain-containing protein → MLTPKIPRPEGPYLSPREVAKILDTSTDAIYLWIEQGKVASLKIRYGMRVYHWIPEEEVERLKKEKPPKDKLLSTRQAAEILGVRQEVVSELVRQGKLRGIKVGLYYKIPESEVLKLKNNGGINSASTPEAQAHD